A portion of the Pseudorasbora parva isolate DD20220531a chromosome 1, ASM2467924v1, whole genome shotgun sequence genome contains these proteins:
- the marveld3 gene encoding MARVEL domain-containing protein 3, giving the protein MPESSRHHHTRDKDYSSRDRSDEGGREHRQDRRYREDRRTPDGDDRSRNHREKQRDADTQRDPRVYEATRHQSLRVPSYTETSSSYYDDSPHHHKGALYNLRYITTSRGICQAMEFSLSLLIVICAGVNHSNSGRYRDIASLGGLYQYYYGGANAFTGAEAQKVQQLDDQFYQLKLPPYVYSMACGGALMLCACAMLALGVFRMPYRFPPLLLAEALLDVLIGLGFIPALAFYFIKLQEIYNNSICKEREAMYSSKGHRGFECNLNGADIAGGLFGVLGIIIFPISAVLAIRAFMRVRKMKQRPSGDDNL; this is encoded by the exons ATGCCAGAATCAAGCCGGCACCATCACACAAGGGACAAAGACTACTCTAGTCGAGACAGGAGTGATGAAGGGGGACGCGAGCACAGACAGGACAGGAGATACAGAGAGGACAGAAGAACGCCGGATGGAGACGACAGATCCCGAAACCACAGAGAGAAACAAAGAGATGCTGACACACAGAGAGACCCCCGTGTTTACGAGGCCACCCGTCATCAAAGTCTGAGAGT GCCCAGTTACACAGAGACGTCATCTTCATACTATGATGACAGTCCACATCATCATAAAGGGGCACTGTACAACCTAAGATATATTACAACAAGCAGag GCATCTGTCAGGCCATGGAATTCTCCCTAAGCTTGTTGATTGTCATCTGTGCTGGAGTGAACCATAGCAACTCCGGCCGGTATAGGGATATCGCCAGCTTAGGCGGTCTGTACCAGTACTATTATGGAGGAGCCAACGCATTCACTGGAGCAGAGGCACAGAAGGTCCAGCAGCTCGACGACCAATTCTACCAACTCAAACTGCCCCCTTACGTCTACAGCATGGCATGCGGCGGGGCATTGATGCTTTGTGCTTGTGCCATGCTGGCCCTCGGAGTGTTTCGCATGCCCTACCGCTTCCCCCCTCTGCTGCTGGCTGAAGCCCTGTTGGATGTGCTCATTGGTCTTGGTTTTATTCCTGCTCTCGCTTTCTACTTCATAAAGCTGCAGGAGATCTACAACAACTCCATCTGTAAAGAGAGAGAAGCTATGTACAGCAGCAAAGGTCACAGAGGATTTGAGTGCAATCTCAATGGGGCAGACATAGCGGGAGGGTTGTTCGGTGTTCTGGGGATTATTATTTTCCCCATAAGTGCAGTGTTGGCCATCAGAGCCTTCATGAGAGTGCGGAAGATGAAGCAGAGGCCGTCAGGAGACGACAACCTCTGA